The following are from one region of the Achromobacter xylosoxidans genome:
- a CDS encoding alpha/beta fold hydrolase, giving the protein MTHQNFSFDAFSHQYVHVGGHRIHCATAGSGTPVLLIPGWPQTWYTWRHVMAALAQAGYQAIAVDPPGTGDSDRPASGYDTGAIAATLHQLMAQLGHARYQVVGHDIGMWVAYALASDFPAAVSRLALTEAVIPGLAPAPTIFAPPQENIFLWHFMFNQLHDLPETLIAGREKAYLTFIFDKWSHRRDRVAAEVYIDAYAAPGGLRGGFAYYRAIPETIRQNALRAKRMLEMPTLAIGAEHATRDAPLVTMRENARNLQGAIIADCGHFVTEECPEAFLEHLLPFLSREG; this is encoded by the coding sequence ATGACACACCAGAACTTTTCCTTCGACGCCTTTTCACACCAGTACGTCCATGTCGGCGGACACCGCATCCATTGCGCCACGGCGGGCTCCGGCACGCCCGTGCTGCTGATTCCGGGCTGGCCCCAGACCTGGTACACGTGGCGCCACGTCATGGCGGCGCTGGCGCAGGCCGGTTACCAGGCGATCGCGGTGGATCCGCCCGGCACCGGCGATTCCGACCGTCCGGCATCGGGCTATGACACCGGTGCCATCGCCGCCACGCTGCACCAGTTGATGGCGCAGCTGGGCCACGCGCGCTACCAGGTGGTGGGCCACGATATCGGCATGTGGGTGGCCTACGCGCTGGCCAGCGATTTTCCGGCGGCGGTGAGCCGGCTGGCGCTGACGGAAGCCGTCATACCAGGCCTGGCGCCCGCGCCCACGATCTTCGCGCCGCCGCAGGAGAACATCTTCCTGTGGCATTTCATGTTCAATCAGTTGCACGATCTGCCCGAGACGCTGATCGCGGGCAGGGAAAAGGCCTACCTGACCTTCATCTTCGACAAGTGGTCGCATCGCCGCGACCGGGTCGCGGCCGAGGTCTACATCGACGCCTATGCGGCGCCCGGCGGACTGCGCGGCGGATTCGCATACTACCGCGCCATTCCGGAGACCATCAGGCAGAACGCGCTGCGCGCCAAGCGCATGCTGGAAATGCCCACGCTGGCCATCGGCGCCGAGCATGCGACCCGCGACGCGCCGCTCGTCACCATGCGCGAGAATGCCCGGAATCTGCAGGGGGCGATCATTGCCGACTGCGGGCATTTCGTCACCGAGGAATGCCCCGAAGCCTTCCTGGAGCATCTGCTCCCGTTCCTGTCGCGGGAGGGCTGA
- a CDS encoding GntR family transcriptional regulator — protein MSAQSNTAAKILALIQADRLPAGAHLTAQKIADRLRLSRSPVNDALGILEQRGVVSRKPNRGYFLERDHAALAHMQGDLAPPSVDDIVTHSYFKLADELLRGELPMQCSEALLRARYGLTAAQTQALLGRIAQEGWAERRPGYGWEFSSMMTTPDSLLQSYRLRLALEPAALLEPGFHIDKQVLARCRAAEKHLLDGGIATDTADQLHERGVRFHESLVEASGNPFFIDAIKRVNRVRRLLSYRSMQDRSRYRQHCDQHLAILELLEHERNEEAAAELAEHLRSTLDNLARISGLLAS, from the coding sequence ATGAGCGCCCAATCCAATACCGCCGCGAAAATCCTGGCGCTGATCCAGGCAGACCGCCTGCCCGCGGGCGCGCACCTGACGGCGCAGAAGATCGCCGACCGGCTGCGCCTGTCGCGCTCGCCGGTCAACGACGCGCTGGGCATCCTGGAGCAACGCGGCGTCGTCTCGCGCAAGCCCAACCGCGGCTATTTCCTGGAACGGGATCACGCCGCGCTGGCACACATGCAAGGGGACCTGGCGCCGCCCTCCGTTGACGACATCGTCACGCACAGCTACTTCAAGCTGGCCGACGAACTGCTGCGCGGCGAACTGCCCATGCAATGCAGCGAAGCGCTGCTGCGCGCGCGCTATGGCCTGACGGCGGCGCAGACCCAAGCCCTGTTGGGCCGCATCGCGCAGGAAGGCTGGGCAGAGCGGCGGCCCGGCTATGGCTGGGAATTCTCATCCATGATGACCACGCCCGACAGCCTGCTGCAGTCCTACCGCCTGCGGCTGGCGCTGGAGCCGGCCGCGCTGCTGGAGCCGGGCTTTCACATCGACAAGCAAGTGCTGGCGCGTTGCCGCGCCGCCGAAAAGCACCTGCTGGACGGCGGCATCGCCACCGACACCGCCGACCAGCTGCACGAACGCGGCGTGCGCTTCCATGAATCGCTGGTGGAGGCCTCGGGCAATCCCTTTTTCATCGACGCCATCAAGCGCGTGAACCGCGTGCGCCGGCTGCTCTCGTACCGCTCCATGCAGGACCGCAGCCGCTACCGCCAGCATTGCGACCAGCACCTGGCCATCCTGGAACTGCTGGAACACGAACGCAACGAAGAGGCCGCAGCCGAACTGGCGGAGCACCTGCGCAGCACGCTGGACAACCTGGCCCGCATCAGCGGGCTGCTGGCCTCCTAG
- a CDS encoding cupin domain-containing protein, translating to MPDILPINFAEKLALFSEHWMPKVVAEMNDYQFKLVKIQGEFVWHSHADTDETFIVIEGRLRIELRDGHIDLGPGEMAVVPKGVEHKPCAVEEVQMLLIEPRGVRNTGDQGGERSAPNDVWI from the coding sequence ATGCCCGATATCCTTCCCATCAATTTCGCCGAAAAACTGGCGCTGTTTTCCGAACACTGGATGCCCAAGGTCGTCGCCGAGATGAACGACTACCAGTTCAAGCTGGTGAAAATACAGGGCGAATTCGTGTGGCACAGCCACGCCGACACCGACGAGACCTTCATCGTCATCGAGGGCCGCTTGCGCATCGAACTGCGCGACGGCCACATCGACCTCGGCCCAGGCGAAATGGCCGTGGTCCCCAAGGGCGTGGAGCACAAGCCCTGTGCGGTCGAAGAAGTCCAAATGCTGCTGATCGAACCGCGCGGCGTGCGCAACACCGGCGACCAGGGCGGCGAGCGCAGCGCCCCCAACGACGTCTGGATCTGA
- the acnA gene encoding aconitate hydratase AcnA: MTAMHIHAVTPRHAVFTLNGVRHTCLDLPGTYGAQYFRLPVVLRLLLENALRNMQDAERDAAAAALFRWLEHGTSEAEIAFQPGRVLMHDTTSTPALVDIAAMRDALAEAGVDPSALNPVLPVDVSVDHSLAVQSYARADAAALNLDLELRRNAERYRFLRWASKALSNVRIHPPGTGIMHTINLEQLATVVCERESADGIALHPDMMIGTDSHTPMVNGIGVLGWGVGGLEAQTVMFGMPTLLRIPDVIGVRLTGALGAGVSATDLALTVTQRLREIQVSGEFVEFFGPGVATLPAGSRCVVANMAPEYGATTGYFPIDGQTLAYLRQTGRPETLIAQVQTYAERTGIAYDPAAEPRYTRVIDIALDRVQVHVAGPRRPQDLHPYGHAKAILAGLAGAPAVPAHGLPRYAVAIAAITSCTNTSDPRLLTAAGLLARKARQAGLRVPAWVKTSLAPGSPAAAAYLARAGLLEDLSAVGFDIVGYGCTTCIGNSGPLPESVRAAMAAGAVHPVAVLSGNRNFAGRIHPDLDLGFLMSPALVIAYALAGDAERDLSCEPVQAAPDGRAVHLRELWPDDAEIDAALAAGQQPADYRQAFRMASANPAWHALQAPDSARFPWDPASTALRRPPFASTEAAGQLGRYTAHPLLVLGDDVTTDHLSPASAIPPDSLIADFLVERGDDRNDLNVFASRRGNWQVMLRAAFYSKSLVNLLIPEAPVGHTLHAPSGRVEPIWEAAGRYARAGQPVVLVAGERYGTGSSRDWAAKGQRLLGIRCVLAVSFERIHRSNLIGMGILPLRLPAGLTPATLRIRPGDRIEIDAPAAALTPRMPVAVRILRAGGAEETLQATAAVETRLEVRLLRMGGVIPAILSDTIHSAVRNA; this comes from the coding sequence ATGACGGCCATGCACATCCATGCCGTCACGCCTCGCCACGCCGTCTTCACCCTCAATGGCGTCCGCCATACCTGCCTGGACCTGCCCGGCACGTACGGCGCCCAATATTTCCGGCTGCCCGTGGTCCTGCGGCTGCTGCTGGAAAACGCGCTGCGCAATATGCAGGACGCGGAGCGCGACGCGGCCGCCGCGGCCCTGTTCCGCTGGCTGGAGCACGGCACCAGCGAAGCCGAGATCGCCTTCCAGCCCGGGCGCGTGCTGATGCACGACACCACCAGCACCCCGGCCCTGGTCGACATCGCCGCGATGCGCGACGCGCTGGCCGAGGCCGGCGTGGATCCTTCCGCGCTGAATCCCGTATTGCCCGTGGACGTGTCGGTGGATCATTCGCTGGCGGTGCAGTCCTATGCGCGCGCCGATGCCGCGGCCTTGAACCTGGACCTGGAGCTGCGCCGCAACGCCGAGCGCTACCGCTTCCTGCGCTGGGCCTCCAAGGCCCTGTCCAATGTGCGCATCCATCCGCCGGGCACCGGCATCATGCACACCATCAATCTGGAGCAACTCGCGACAGTGGTCTGCGAGCGGGAAAGCGCCGACGGCATCGCCCTGCATCCGGACATGATGATAGGCACCGACAGCCACACGCCCATGGTCAACGGCATCGGCGTGCTGGGCTGGGGCGTGGGCGGCCTGGAGGCGCAGACAGTGATGTTCGGCATGCCCACGCTGCTGCGCATTCCCGACGTGATCGGCGTGCGCCTGACCGGCGCGCTGGGCGCGGGAGTCAGCGCGACCGACCTGGCCTTGACCGTGACGCAGCGCCTGCGCGAGATCCAGGTGTCCGGAGAGTTCGTGGAATTCTTCGGACCGGGCGTGGCCACGCTGCCGGCCGGCAGCCGCTGCGTGGTGGCCAACATGGCGCCCGAGTACGGCGCCACCACGGGCTACTTCCCCATCGACGGGCAGACGCTGGCCTATCTGCGCCAGACGGGCCGGCCCGAAACGCTGATCGCGCAGGTACAGACCTATGCCGAGCGCACCGGCATCGCCTACGACCCCGCCGCCGAGCCGCGTTACACGCGCGTGATCGACATCGCGCTGGACCGCGTGCAGGTGCATGTGGCCGGTCCGCGGCGGCCGCAGGACCTGCATCCCTACGGACACGCCAAGGCCATCCTGGCCGGGTTGGCGGGTGCCCCTGCGGTCCCTGCGCACGGCCTGCCCCGCTACGCCGTGGCGATCGCCGCCATCACCAGTTGCACCAACACCTCGGATCCACGGCTGCTTACCGCGGCCGGCCTGCTGGCCCGCAAGGCGCGCCAGGCCGGCCTGCGCGTGCCCGCCTGGGTGAAGACCTCGTTGGCTCCCGGCTCGCCCGCGGCGGCGGCGTATCTCGCGCGCGCCGGGCTATTGGAAGATCTGTCCGCCGTGGGCTTCGACATCGTGGGCTACGGCTGCACCACCTGCATCGGCAATTCCGGCCCCCTGCCCGAGTCCGTGCGCGCGGCCATGGCGGCGGGCGCGGTCCATCCCGTGGCGGTGCTGTCCGGCAACCGCAATTTCGCCGGCCGCATCCATCCAGACCTGGATCTGGGCTTTCTCATGTCGCCGGCGCTGGTCATCGCCTACGCGCTGGCGGGCGACGCCGAACGCGATCTGAGCTGCGAACCCGTGCAGGCCGCGCCCGACGGCCGCGCCGTCCATCTGCGCGAGCTCTGGCCTGACGACGCGGAGATAGACGCCGCGCTTGCCGCCGGCCAGCAGCCCGCCGATTACCGCCAGGCCTTCCGGATGGCCAGCGCCAACCCGGCATGGCATGCGCTGCAAGCGCCGGACTCGGCGCGCTTTCCCTGGGATCCCGCCTCCACCGCGCTGCGCCGCCCGCCTTTCGCCAGCACCGAAGCGGCCGGCCAGCTGGGCCGCTACACCGCGCATCCCCTGCTGGTGCTGGGCGACGACGTGACCACCGATCACCTGTCGCCCGCCAGCGCCATTCCGCCGGACAGCCTGATCGCCGACTTCCTGGTCGAACGCGGCGACGACCGCAACGACCTGAACGTCTTCGCATCGCGCCGCGGCAACTGGCAGGTGATGCTGCGCGCCGCCTTCTATAGCAAGAGCCTCGTCAATCTGCTCATACCCGAAGCGCCGGTAGGCCACACGCTGCATGCGCCCAGCGGCCGGGTGGAGCCGATCTGGGAGGCCGCCGGCCGCTACGCCCGGGCCGGCCAGCCCGTGGTCCTGGTGGCAGGCGAGCGCTATGGCACCGGCTCCTCGCGCGACTGGGCCGCCAAGGGGCAACGCCTGCTGGGCATCCGCTGCGTGCTGGCGGTCAGCTTCGAACGCATCCATCGCTCCAACCTGATCGGCATGGGCATCCTGCCCTTGCGCCTGCCCGCCGGCCTCACGCCGGCAACGCTGCGGATCCGGCCTGGCGACCGGATCGAGATCGATGCCCCGGCCGCGGCGCTGACGCCGCGCATGCCCGTGGCGGTCCGCATCCTGCGCGCCGGTGGCGCCGAAGAGACGCTGCAGGCCACGGCGGCGGTCGAGACCCGGCTGGAAGTCAGGCTGCTGCGCATGGGCGGCGTCATTCCCGCTATTCTCTCGGACACCATCCATTCCGCCGTCCGCAACGCATGA
- a CDS encoding HAD family hydrolase, with amino-acid sequence MTDFPFDAVLFDCDGVLVDSEPITSRVLTEMLNELGWGITHAETMQIFTGKAVRDELPLIESRTGATITPDWFDQFRQRRNAALDRDLVEIPGAPDAVRALHVALGGRIAVASGADRRKVELQLAKVGIAECFRERVFSGHEMPRSKPYPDVYLAAAQALGVDPRRCAIVEDTVTGATAGVAAGATVFGYSPDANGHSGAEALRGVGVAHVFTDMGALPGLLAGWRQAA; translated from the coding sequence ATGACTGATTTCCCCTTCGATGCCGTGCTGTTCGACTGCGACGGCGTCCTGGTCGATTCCGAACCCATCACCAGCCGCGTGCTGACCGAAATGCTCAATGAACTGGGCTGGGGCATCACGCATGCGGAAACCATGCAGATCTTCACGGGCAAGGCCGTCAGGGATGAGCTGCCGCTGATCGAGTCGCGCACGGGCGCCACGATCACGCCGGACTGGTTCGATCAATTCCGCCAGCGCCGCAACGCCGCGCTGGATCGGGATCTGGTCGAGATCCCCGGCGCGCCGGACGCGGTGCGGGCGCTGCATGTGGCCTTGGGCGGCCGCATCGCCGTGGCTTCGGGCGCGGACCGGCGCAAGGTGGAGCTGCAGCTCGCCAAGGTCGGCATTGCGGAGTGCTTTCGCGAGCGCGTCTTCAGCGGCCATGAAATGCCGCGCAGCAAGCCTTATCCGGACGTGTACCTGGCGGCCGCGCAGGCGCTGGGCGTGGACCCCCGGCGTTGCGCCATCGTGGAAGACACGGTGACCGGCGCCACGGCCGGGGTGGCCGCCGGCGCCACGGTGTTCGGCTATAGCCCGGACGCCAACGGCCATAGCGGCGCAGAGGCCTTGCGCGGCGTGGGCGTGGCCCACGTGTTTACCGACATGGGCGCCCTGCCAGGGTTGTTGGCGGGGTGGCGCCAGGCCGCCTAG
- a CDS encoding TetR/AcrR family transcriptional regulator, translated as MAGRPREFDRDLALQQAMLAFWKQGYEGTSMADLVAATGLASARLYAAFGSKQDLFREAVARYEAGDGAFAEKALEGTESVREAIAKLLADAVATYTRRGRPQGCMVVSAATNYAAENEAVMAWLTTHRKARTQSIIDRLEAALKAGELKPGTDVQALGDYYAVVLHGLSVQARDGVGKARLLAMIPPALSALDSVMR; from the coding sequence ATGGCAGGCAGACCCAGAGAATTCGACCGCGACCTGGCGCTTCAGCAGGCAATGCTTGCGTTCTGGAAGCAGGGTTACGAAGGCACTTCGATGGCGGACCTGGTGGCCGCGACGGGACTGGCTTCCGCACGGCTCTATGCCGCTTTCGGCTCCAAGCAGGATCTGTTCCGCGAAGCGGTAGCGCGTTACGAAGCCGGCGACGGCGCCTTCGCCGAAAAGGCGTTGGAAGGCACGGAAAGCGTGCGCGAGGCCATCGCCAAGCTGCTGGCTGACGCAGTGGCCACCTATACCCGGCGCGGCCGTCCGCAAGGCTGCATGGTGGTGTCGGCCGCCACCAATTACGCCGCCGAAAACGAAGCGGTCATGGCGTGGCTCACCACCCATCGCAAGGCGCGCACGCAGTCCATCATCGACCGGCTCGAAGCCGCGCTGAAGGCGGGCGAACTCAAGCCCGGCACCGACGTGCAGGCCTTGGGCGACTACTACGCCGTCGTGCTGCACGGCCTGTCGGTGCAAGCCAGGGACGGCGTGGGCAAGGCCCGCCTGCTGGCCATGATTCCGCCGGCCCTGAGCGCGCTGGACTCCGTCATGCGCTAG
- a CDS encoding MgtC/SapB family protein, producing MTEIWLEIWSTARSEFADIPDVGEATRIVLRLSMAMLLGGLLGYERERSGKDAGLRTHMLVALGAAIFVLVPLQGGMEVGDLSRVLQGVIAGIGFLGAGAIIKLSGEREIRGLTTAAGIWMTAAIGAAAGMGREATAVVSTLMALFVLAVLRRVEARIAARKERGLISTDAK from the coding sequence ATGACGGAAATCTGGCTGGAAATCTGGTCCACCGCGCGCAGCGAGTTCGCCGACATCCCCGATGTGGGCGAGGCGACCCGCATCGTGCTGCGCCTGAGCATGGCGATGCTGCTGGGCGGCCTGCTGGGCTACGAGCGCGAGCGCAGCGGCAAGGACGCGGGCTTGCGCACCCACATGCTGGTGGCGCTGGGCGCGGCGATCTTCGTGCTGGTGCCGCTGCAGGGCGGCATGGAAGTCGGCGACCTGAGCCGCGTGCTGCAGGGCGTGATCGCCGGCATTGGTTTCCTGGGCGCGGGCGCCATCATTAAACTGAGCGGCGAGCGCGAGATCCGCGGGTTGACCACCGCGGCCGGCATCTGGATGACGGCGGCCATCGGCGCCGCGGCGGGCATGGGGCGCGAGGCCACCGCCGTGGTCAGCACGCTGATGGCCCTTTTCGTGCTGGCGGTGCTGCGGCGGGTCGAGGCGCGCATCGCCGCCCGCAAGGAACGCGGCCTCATCTCTACCGACGCCAAGTAG
- a CDS encoding SDR family oxidoreductase: MSKIMLVTGGGRGIGAAVAKLAARRGYAVGVNYHANADTAHAVVAEIVQGGGRAVALQADVSQEDQVLRMYGELDRQLGRIDALVNNAGILEQQMRVDQMSAERLLRVLSTNVIGAFLCAREAVRRMSTRHGGQGGAIVNVSSAAARLGSPNEYVDYAASKGAMDTMTIGLSKEVAPEGIRVNGVRPGTIYTDMHASGGEPGRVDRLKGVIPLRRGGTVEEVAGAVMWLLSDEAGYTSGSFIDVSGGN; encoded by the coding sequence ATGTCCAAAATCATGCTCGTCACGGGCGGTGGCCGCGGCATCGGCGCCGCCGTCGCCAAGCTGGCCGCCCGCCGCGGCTACGCGGTAGGCGTCAACTACCATGCCAACGCCGACACCGCGCACGCGGTGGTCGCCGAAATCGTGCAGGGCGGCGGCCGCGCCGTTGCCCTGCAGGCCGATGTCTCGCAAGAGGACCAGGTGCTGCGCATGTACGGCGAACTGGATCGGCAACTGGGCCGCATCGACGCGCTGGTCAACAACGCCGGCATCCTCGAACAGCAGATGCGCGTGGACCAGATGAGCGCCGAGCGCCTGCTGCGCGTGCTGTCCACCAATGTGATCGGCGCCTTCCTGTGCGCCCGCGAGGCGGTGCGCCGCATGTCGACGCGCCATGGCGGCCAGGGCGGCGCCATCGTCAACGTCTCGTCCGCGGCCGCCCGGCTGGGCTCGCCCAACGAATACGTGGACTACGCCGCCTCCAAGGGCGCCATGGACACGATGACCATCGGCCTGTCCAAGGAAGTCGCGCCGGAAGGCATCCGCGTCAACGGCGTGCGTCCCGGCACCATCTACACCGACATGCACGCCAGCGGCGGCGAACCCGGCCGCGTGGACCGCCTGAAGGGCGTGATTCCGCTGCGCCGCGGCGGCACCGTCGAAGAAGTGGCGGGCGCCGTGATGTGGCTGCTCTCGGACGAGGCCGGCTACACCAGCGGTTCGTTCATCGACGTGTCCGGCGGCAACTGA
- a CDS encoding sugar phosphate isomerase/epimerase family protein, which produces MQTIKGPSLHLAQFSDAVAPFNSLPAIAEWAAGVGFKALQIPAWDQRFFDSATAAVSQDYCDEIKGTLAAHGLVISELTSHIYGQSLAVHPAYDAMVDSFAPLKARGNPQARTAWARQGLLDTARASRRLGLTDMGTFSGSLAWPYLFPFPQRPEGLIEAAFDELAKRWLPVLDECEEQGVNLCFEIHPSEDLHDGISFEMFRERVGGHARCAILFDPSHFVLQQLNYLEYLDIYKDYIRMFHVKDAEFNPTGRQGIYGGYQSWINRAGRFRSLGDGQVDFKAIFSKLAHYDYQGWATLEWECCLKDQETGAREGVEFINRHIIPVTSKVFDDFAGAAIDKQQINALLGIA; this is translated from the coding sequence ATGCAAACGATCAAAGGACCCAGCCTGCACCTGGCCCAGTTCAGCGACGCCGTCGCGCCCTTCAACAGCCTGCCCGCCATCGCGGAATGGGCTGCGGGCGTAGGCTTCAAGGCCTTGCAGATTCCCGCCTGGGACCAGCGCTTTTTCGACAGCGCGACGGCGGCCGTCAGCCAGGACTATTGCGACGAGATCAAGGGAACGCTGGCCGCCCATGGCCTGGTGATCAGCGAACTGACCAGCCATATCTACGGCCAGTCGCTGGCGGTGCATCCGGCCTACGACGCCATGGTCGACAGCTTTGCGCCGCTTAAGGCGCGGGGCAATCCGCAAGCCAGGACGGCGTGGGCGCGGCAAGGCCTGCTGGATACGGCGCGCGCATCGCGCAGGCTGGGCCTGACCGATATGGGCACGTTCTCGGGTTCACTGGCCTGGCCCTATCTGTTCCCGTTTCCGCAGCGTCCGGAAGGCTTGATCGAAGCGGCGTTCGATGAACTCGCCAAGCGCTGGCTGCCGGTGCTGGACGAGTGCGAAGAGCAGGGCGTGAACCTGTGCTTCGAGATTCATCCCAGCGAAGACCTGCACGATGGCATTTCTTTCGAGATGTTCCGCGAGCGCGTGGGCGGCCATGCGCGTTGCGCCATTCTGTTCGACCCCAGCCACTTCGTGCTGCAACAGCTGAATTACCTGGAATACCTGGACATCTACAAGGACTACATCCGCATGTTCCATGTGAAGGACGCGGAGTTCAATCCGACCGGCCGGCAGGGCATCTATGGCGGATACCAGTCCTGGATCAACCGGGCCGGGCGCTTCCGCTCGCTGGGAGACGGGCAGGTGGACTTCAAGGCGATCTTCTCGAAGCTGGCGCATTACGACTACCAGGGCTGGGCCACGCTGGAATGGGAATGCTGCCTGAAGGACCAGGAGACCGGCGCGCGCGAGGGCGTGGAGTTCATCAACCGCCACATCATTCCGGTTACCTCCAAGGTCTTTGACGACTTCGCTGGCGCGGCCATCGACAAGCAACAGATCAACGCCCTGCTGGGCATCGCATGA
- a CDS encoding alpha/beta hydrolase translates to MALDPRINAYLSRLSAVSGPMVLEEIRAETEISLRKLQGPDEEVGATELHQAVCGQGQPLRIRSYTPAGREHETGLPALVYAHGGGWFQCSLELYDNPCRALANATQCKVFSVDYRLAPEHKFPVPVEDFYRGVQWVCDNAESLRIDAARIAVGGDSAGGNLAATVALMARDRGGPAIAHQLLLYPVLDYSFSTESYRTYGQNFFLTEEVMRYCWFTYLLNESDGASPYASPARAESLAGLPPATLLACEYDPVRDEAEAYVRRLREAGVPVSAHRLEGMVHACIHMLGLTPAARRLFDLAGQALRSAFGA, encoded by the coding sequence GTGGCGCTCGACCCTCGCATCAATGCCTATCTGAGCCGTCTGTCCGCGGTGTCGGGGCCCATGGTGCTCGAAGAGATCCGGGCAGAGACTGAAATCAGTCTGCGCAAGCTGCAGGGCCCGGACGAAGAAGTAGGGGCAACGGAGTTGCACCAGGCCGTTTGCGGGCAAGGCCAGCCGTTGCGGATCAGGTCCTATACGCCGGCCGGCAGGGAACACGAAACCGGTCTGCCTGCCCTGGTGTACGCGCATGGCGGCGGCTGGTTCCAGTGTTCGCTGGAACTCTATGACAATCCTTGCCGGGCGCTGGCCAACGCCACGCAATGCAAGGTGTTTTCGGTGGATTACCGCCTGGCGCCGGAGCACAAGTTCCCCGTGCCGGTCGAGGATTTCTACCGCGGCGTGCAATGGGTGTGCGACAACGCCGAAAGCCTGCGCATCGATGCCGCCCGCATCGCGGTGGGGGGCGACAGCGCGGGCGGAAACCTTGCGGCCACGGTGGCGCTGATGGCGCGGGACCGGGGCGGTCCGGCCATCGCCCATCAGTTGCTGCTGTACCCGGTGCTCGACTATTCGTTCTCGACCGAGTCGTACAGGACCTATGGGCAGAACTTCTTCCTGACCGAGGAGGTCATGCGGTATTGCTGGTTCACCTATCTGCTCAACGAGAGCGACGGCGCCTCGCCCTACGCCTCGCCGGCGCGGGCGGAATCGCTGGCCGGCCTGCCGCCCGCGACGCTGCTGGCCTGCGAATACGACCCCGTGCGCGACGAGGCCGAGGCTTATGTGCGGCGCCTGCGCGAAGCCGGCGTTCCGGTCAGCGCCCACAGGCTGGAAGGCATGGTGCATGCCTGCATCCATATGCTGGGCCTGACCCCCGCGGCCCGGCGGCTATTCGACCTAGCCGGGCAGGCTTTGCGGTCGGCCTTCGGGGCCTGA
- a CDS encoding SDR family oxidoreductase, producing MDLQLDGKRVLITGASKGIGLACALAFAREGADPILVSRDGEALRAAAEAIREQTSKQPRTIALDLAQPGAVQRLSQEAGDIDILVNNAGAVPGGALDQVQDERWRAGWELKVYGYIDLARHYYPRMREAGAGVIANIIGMGGAAPRADYICGAAANASLIGFTRALGGDAPRHGVRVFGVNPSRTRTDRVLTLAKQRAQARWGDESRWQETLSDLPFGRLMEPGEVADMIVFGASPRAGYLSGTVIDLDGGEQYAG from the coding sequence ATGGATTTGCAGCTGGACGGTAAACGCGTGCTCATCACGGGCGCATCCAAGGGCATAGGCTTGGCCTGCGCGCTCGCCTTCGCCCGCGAGGGCGCCGATCCGATATTGGTGTCGCGCGACGGGGAGGCGCTGCGCGCGGCGGCCGAGGCCATACGCGAACAAACCAGCAAGCAGCCCCGGACCATTGCGCTAGACCTCGCCCAACCCGGCGCGGTGCAACGCCTGAGCCAGGAAGCGGGCGATATCGACATCCTGGTGAACAATGCCGGCGCGGTGCCCGGCGGGGCGCTGGACCAGGTGCAGGACGAACGCTGGCGCGCGGGGTGGGAACTGAAGGTCTACGGCTACATCGATCTGGCCCGGCACTACTATCCGCGCATGCGCGAAGCCGGCGCCGGCGTCATCGCCAACATCATCGGCATGGGCGGGGCGGCGCCGCGCGCCGACTACATCTGCGGCGCGGCGGCCAATGCCTCGCTGATCGGCTTCACGCGCGCCCTGGGCGGGGATGCGCCGCGCCATGGCGTGCGCGTCTTCGGCGTGAATCCCTCGCGTACCCGCACCGACCGCGTGCTGACGCTGGCCAAACAGCGCGCCCAGGCGCGCTGGGGCGACGAAAGCCGCTGGCAGGAAACGTTGTCGGACCTGCCTTTCGGACGCCTGATGGAACCCGGCGAAGTCGCAGACATGATCGTGTTCGGCGCTTCGCCGCGCGCGGGCTACCTGAGCGGCACGGTGATAGACCTGGACGGCGGCGAGCAATACGCGGGTTAA